The region TGGGCCGGGCGGCGGTGACCTCTGCAGGTGTGGAATACGATGGGCTTGCCATCCTCCCACCTATCCTACAAGGGATGGTGCCCCTCACACTCCCCTCCGAATACATCGTGGTGGGCCGGGCGGCGGTGACCTCTGTAGGTGTGGAATACGATGGGCTCGCCGTCCTCCCACCTATCCTACAAGGGATGGTGCCCCTCACACTCCCCTCCGAACACATCATGGTGGGCCAGGCGGCGGTGACCTCTGTAGGTGTGGAATACGATGGCTCGCCATCCTCCCACCTATCCTACAAGGGATGGTGCCCCTCACACTCCCCTCCGAATACATCATGGTGGGCCGGGCGGCGGTGACCTCTGTAGATGTGGAATACGATGGGCTCGCCATCCTCCCACCTATCCTACAAGGGACAATCCTTTCAGAGAACCACTTTTTTATTGCTGTGTTGTCCTTGTTTTTCCTTTTGTAACGTCTTTTGCTTCTTCCAGATGGCGTGACGATGGAAAGTGTTGTAGAAGATGCACATATAGCGGGACAGGAGACCATCAGCTCTCAGAGGAAGGGGACATCTGCGGAGAGAGGCCCCAGTGATGACACAGCTATGGACTCTGGTTTACTGCCACCGACTACCTGGGAAATGCTGACTAATGAGGTCGTAAACACTGGGACTCGAGCCACCGCGACTCCCTGCCAACCATCACATGATGGGTCATCATCTACCGATATGGCACAAGGAATACCCCATGCCACCTTCCCCGGTGACCTTGAGGCGTCTCGCTCTGCTACAGAGGAGAGACATGCTGCCGGTGAAATGAGACCGCTTAAGGAGGAAAAAAAGGCATGTCTGAGAGAGTCCGAGACATCCAGTGATGATACGGATGATTGGGAGACTGCCAGCGAGAAGAGTCTGGCACTTGATCTGGAGCCTCATGATCCACACAGGGTCAGAATGGAAACTGGGTCATATAGTCAAGAGAGATACAATGAAGATGCCGGGCTTTATGCTCCAAAAACCATCAGTGAGCATGCTGGGGTTTATGGTAATGAGACACTGAGTGACAACACTGGTCAGGAAACCATCAGTGAGGAAGCTGGGCTTTGTGGTCTGGAAACCATCAGTGAGGAAGCTGGGCTTTGTGGTCCGGAAACCATCAGTGAGGAAGCTGGGCTTTGTGGTCCGGAAACCATCAGTGAGGAAGCTGGGCTTTGTGGTCCGGAAACCATCAGTGAGGAAGCTGGGCTTTGTGGTCCGGAAACCATCAGTGAGGAAGCTGGGCTTTGTGGTCCGGAAACCATCAGTGAGGAAGCTGATCCTCGTGGTCAGGAAACCATCAGTGAGGAAGCTGATCCTCGTGGTCAGGAAACCATCAGTGAGGAAGCTGATCCTCGTGGTCAGGAAACCATCAGTGAGGAAGCTGATCCTCGTGGTCAGGAAACCATCAGTGAGGAAGCTGATCCTCGTGGTCAGGAAACCATCAGTGAGGAAGCTGATCCTCGTGGTCAGGAAACCATCAGTGAGGAAGCTGATCCTCGTGGTCAGGAAACCATCAGTGAGGAAGCTGATCCTCGTGGTCAGGAAACCATCAGTGAGGAAGCTGATCCTCGTGGTCAGGAAACCATCAGTGAGGAAGCTGATCCTCGTGGTCAGGAAACCATCAGTGAGGAAGCTGATCCTCGTGGTCATGATGAAGTCTGTGAAGATGCTTGGACTCATGGTCATGATGAAGTCTGTGAAGATGCTTGGACTCATGGTCATCAGATAGTCAGTACGGATGCTTGGCCTCAAGGTCAGGAAACTGTAAACGAGGTGGATGAACTTCATGGTTTGGAGTCTATTGGTGAGAAGGTGACTGAACCACTTGGTCATGATAACAGAGAGGCCTCCCTCCACAGCCTGGAAACATCTAATGATACTGGATCTTATGGTCAGGAGACAGTCAATAAGGAGGAAGAGCCTCGTGGTCAAGAGACGGTCAATGAGGAGACTGCGTCACATAATGAAGAAAAAACTGAAACCGTCACTGACTTGACTAATTGTGACAAAGAAACAGACGGTGAGTTAGTTGGGCCTTCAGATAATGAGACCGCTTATGATGTGACTTGGCCTCATGGTGCTGAGCTACAGGGCAATGAAACAGTAAGTGGGGAAGAGAGTGAAGAGTATGATGAAGATGGTAAGATAAGACCAACCGATGTTCTTGACCGGATGGCAGATGAAAATATAGTAACTGTGAATGAACAGACCTCAGATGATGAAGAGCCCTTTAGTCCAGACGAAAATAAAGAGAGTGATAGTGAGGAAATACTAGAGACCCATATAGATGAGATCAAAAGTGACTGTACATATGATGTGGGGGTCAGTAAAGCGACTTTTGGTGATGGAACAGACGGCAACCCCTTCAAGGCTCGAGATGTCTACAAAGAGACCTTTCCTGAAGATACACTGGTTATCTACATGGAAAGAGACCATGAAGAAAAGCAGGAGGTCAACAAAGTGATGGACAATAATGCGATACAGGGCATCTATAAACAGACTGTTGAGAAAAATGCTTTACAAAAAACATCGGACTCTGAGGATACTGAGGTTGTAGATGCTGGGATGGTTGGGATATCCAAAAGGATGGAGGAAGTCCGGAATAAGGAAAGAATCATCAATGAACCATCCAGTGAAGAAAGGGAAATGACAATAACAGTTCAGATGAAATACAATGAGAATGGTGAACGCAATGATGTGTTCTTCGAAGATTCAAAAGTCCTTGTTGAAGATCCCACCGATGAAGATGAGGATAAGCAGAGGTGGGATTTGGCAGAAACATTCAGTAAATATGAGCTAACTGAGGCTATAGAGATCACGGATCTAGAATGTGAGAGACTTAAAGAGGAGCTACGTAACATTAATCCACTTGTAGGGACTGGTGAAGGACTTTTAGAGGGTCTTCCAAATATAATGAGCCAAGAAACAGTGCTTGAGTCACAATTCAGTACACCAGTTACTATTGATGACTCTTCTTACATGGGTTGTACAATGGATATAGAAGCCCAAATGGATGTTAGTGGTCCACCACTGATGGAAGAAGAGACTTGGAGCAATACTGAAACTAAGTGTATAGAGTCTAAAGATAGATCTACAGATACTCAAAATGAGCCTTCCAATACTCTAGGTTTTAGTTACAATGCAATGCCAGAGGTTCGAGTAGTATCCTCTGATGGCCAAGAAATTAGTGGACCATGTTTACAGCTATCGGGAGTACATACAGAACGAGACTCTCGCTCAAATGATGACTTGAGCATTGGTGTCCAGCATCAGGGGTTGGATGATCCAAAACCACTTCTGGAAGAGTCCATAACTGTGGAAATGTTAGACCCTCCTCATAAACCATTATGTTCACAGATGGATCAAGAGCAAAGCACTCAAGAAGTTTCTGGGGATAAGCCTGATCTCCACAAACTAGAATTTTTTCCCATTACATTGAAAGGGACTGGTGTTGTTGTATCTGCACATCATTTCTTACCAGACAGTATAGACACAGAATGTATAGCCAGCCAAGAATCTACACAAGAGTCAAGTCAACAAGAAAGACCTTTGGGTGATGCTAAACCTGAGACTGGCTTTGACCAAGATTTGATGACCTCTGGTTTCGATACTGAAAAGACAACTATAAACTCTGAAAATATCAAGTTGTTCAGAAGGCAGCGGAGTAACACCGATCCCGGCCTGAGTCAACTCCACGAAGAAAAGTTGCAGGCCAGCTCCAATACTGAAGGTTCTTCCAGGGGAAGAGTGAGAAGTAGAACACCTCCTTGTGACAAATTTACCTCCAGTTACGCCTCTACTCCACCCAAACCTCTGGAGCCATTCACAACCTCTCTCTTGTACCCAATGACGGATGAAGATACAAATTCACACAAGGTAAAAGCTACATCAGTAAAGGCATATACATTCTACCCTACACAAATATTTAACCCCATGCTTTTGCTAGGCCATGCTGAAGAAGAATCTGGGTTCTACCAGGCAGAGACCTTTAGCCACAACAGCATGGAGAATGCAACTCAAAGGCCCTTGCCATCACCACCTCAAGATAATTCAATCCTTCGGCACACCCAGAACCCTGAAATCATTGCTGTAAAACGCAATACTTTCCCTAAATCTACTGTGGATGCCTCAAATACCAAACCAACGTTGGCTCCTTCAGTTGCCCCTGTATGGCTTCCTCCTCAACGCACACGTTACATAGGAGACCCCAGTGGGGCAGATGAAATCAGAACTATGAAAACACCAGAGACTTCCCTGGTGAGACGAGCCACCATAAGGCACAAACGGAGCAACGCTGGGGTTAAACCAACGGCTAAAAGGTTCAGTAACCTGCACCTACCTCCCATACCTCAGAAAGAGTATGCAGCGGGACCAAATACAAGCAACTTGCCAAAGATTCAGTCAGTAAACGTCAGCAAGATCGAAATTTCTGCCAAAAATAGACCTTTACCTCATCAGCAAGTGAGTTCAGAAGAGACTGGCCAATCAAGAAGGTTATCTGCTATGGAAACAGTAAGAGGTAGGTGGAGGGAGAATATTATCATGGCTTGAGAAGTTGCTTTGTTCTAGTCTAGTGCCCTCTGTTGGTGATGAATGTGTAAAGGACTAAATTGTGACCTCATGTGGATGACCATATAAAAAGATGCCCCATCTGCTGCTATGGATGCACAAACTAAGCCTCTGATTTCGGCCTCTTCCACACGGGGTACAAGTATCTCCCTAttcattgcatgtatgtgaagatgATGGTTTCCCATGGGGTCTTCCACATGAGATGTTTTATAGCCTGAAAGACCCCGTTGGAaacgcttcacatacatgcgcttTGTAGTGCTGATTTTGtagctcgtgtgaacgaggccgtaAGCTCGCATCCCACGAGGTATGAAAACCACCATAGACAACAGTAGAGCCGCATTCCCCATTAACCACACAGACCTGCTGCGCCTCTGTGCCATTAGACTTTAATCTAGCCCTTGGCCAAAAGAAGCGATTTGACCAACTTGGCTGATGCAAGAGTGACAGTATTAATTTACTGCACTCGATGTTTGTGTTCCCCTACGTCAGCGGGTGATTGGCTGATGGGGTGGTAAATATACGGTTGGGTCTCCTTCAGTCTGATCAGCCGCTTCTATCTGTGTAGTTGTAAGACGATTGGCCAGCGGGTGCCTATGGAGAGCTCCTTAGTACATCCTGACACacagccgcctgcacacggcagagccagattccccATGTGGGTTCCTGCAGCCGATGGCGGctctgaccgcggccggcgaccctgcgttcctgcttTGGCTGTGCTGCAGATGCTTGccatcggtcatgcacagtacagatatatatttttttatgttttttcccacgttgttgctaggcgatgacacttgtacccgcagcctatctgcactgtgaattgaattccatggaagccgtccgcgcagaaTAGAACATATtgagttgtttttgttttgtttttcctctgCGGAAATCGCGATTCGTTTGTACAGGAACAAGTGACTCTATGCAGCATGCTTtgaaaggtatttgctgcggatcctccgcgcCGGCCACGGACTCTGCAGCTGGCCAAAGTGGTTGAAGAGACTCTCCAGAAgtccaccccccacagtgaggcgTTGCTTCCCCCGGCATGGAGCCGCCGATTAGCCAGATCTCACAAGGCCATTCAGACTCCATTAGTGGACAACCATCCTTCACCGTCCTCAGATGGTCGGCCTTGTtggcagcccccctcccacccatcTCTGCATTGTGCCGCCTACAAGGATTTCTTCGGTTTGATGGTAATCGGTGGCGCATTGATGATAATTAGTTCctttgggactagagatgagcgagcacccaaatgctcgggttgcgttatttgagtcgagctttttgtaaaattcgagagctcgactcaagtaacgaaccccattgactccaatgggagactccagcatttttgtaggtgggccgccgggtcccgagcttttattattgtttgttttttcttggttcgtgtgttcgtTCTCTCCCCCGGCTGATTCTTGGCTGAGTGCCGATTGGCATGTGGATCGGTGACCTTGTTTACCCGGGCTGACGATGGCTGGTGTGGCGATAGATTAGCGTTGCTTCACCCCATAAAGGCGGCTGTACATCTCTATTCACACGGGAAGCGGACCAGCGAGCATCGACCGGCTGACGAAGATAATTGGGCCTTTAATGAGGGATCTCAGACTGGGATGAGTGACGCCTCCATACAGAGAACTTCCCACTCCGGTGTCTTTTGGCTGTATTACCTGGACTTGCCACAATGCAACTGAACCAAACTTGTCAGTGCCGGCTCTACCGCCATTTTTTCTGTGAAGGAGTGTGCTGACAACCAGCATGGTCACCATTACAGCTGTTAGTGAGGTTGTTGCACAACCGGAGGGGCAAACTAACCCCATAGATGTATTGTGAAGGTTCATCTTAATTACACCCAAGAAGGTTGAGCGCTGCAGACCTTCCCATCAGAAGAGGAGATGCGGCTCCGATAATTACTGTCTGTCAGGTGGCTGCGCCCTGAATACCGGTTACACCACTCTGCAAGGTCCCTCAGTGCCATCACTAGGTAATAATCCCTGGTAGGTGTCCCAAGCTGCAGCGGGGTCATTGTGCCGGCAGCCCTGCTCATGCGGACAGCAGGGTCTCTCGGTTGCAGATTTCAAATTTCTGACTCTGTTCTCCAGCGTGAACCCTCTAAGAGGACTGTCCATCTGGTCGATTTTTGTCAGAAGGATCCCCATATGATTAGCTATAACAATCCCTGTGAGAGACTCCTAGTGATCACCTCTAATCTGCAGGATTGTAATCCGCTGCAGCGCCGCCACAGgataaatgaagtattacatggtGCTCATTGAAATTGATGAGCTGTCGATGTAGAAggtgttgggtcctccagagttGGAGGTGCTTTTTGCTCCTGCCAACAGATGAGGGTCCTGGCTATTAACTCTGATTTTCCTAATAAAGTATTTGAACAGGGGGTTCTAAACCAGACACCACCCGCCTCACCCTTTTGCCGTCGTCCCTCGCTTCCCCCGCCTCCCCCTTTTGCCGTCGTCCCTCGCCTCCCCCGCCTGACCTTTGTTGCTGTCTATGATGGATTTCACTGACCGGATGGGCTGAATGAATCCACGGCCCACCTCATTAAAAGGGATGGTCCAGAGTGGACAAGGCTTTCTTCCAGATCCCTCTGTGTTGGAGGAAATGCTCTCTATGGGGTCAGAAGCAGAACCAGGACTGGTTGGGTTTAGGTGCCCTTTATGACCTGTCCAAAAGACCCTAAAGCCCTTGAGTATGTGCAGGCCATCggcagattggtggggatcccgagcTGTAAATGACCTGGTCTCCGGTAATGCAGGGACCACAGGGGGTCTGGAGGGGGCGCTGTAGTATTTGGGCATTCTCTAGTAGGTGTTTGACagatgttctatttctctgcagaGGAAGGACAGCCGGCCAACAGACCTGAATCCGTACTACTGAGGTAGGTCCAGCatctgagcccccccccccccccccctgacaccGTGGCCGACTGAGGAGCGTCCGCCTGCAGCGTGGTGCCATGAGGTGCTCATGAGGGGCTTCTGGCAGCCGCTACTGAGATGAAACCTGCCGATGGCACACCATGCAGCCTTGTAGTAGGACGTCTACGTGCCGCCCCAAGGTGCTCCTGTTCTAGAGGAGCAGCAGAACCCCTCCATCTAATgctacatttacacgggacgacggTCAGCTAACTgactgctgacgtcaccgctagttgttcgtgGTCGTGCAGAGCCTTTAGACAGGATGATTGCTGCTGACTTCTCGCTCGGCGCTTCAccttcaaactactaacgaccacttgtctgtatgtatgtgagtgaatCTCATAGCCCCACCCCCTGTGGCTACATGGCTCTGCCGCTGGTGACGGCATtgcaggtcctaacacactgagaatacaactgagCCGTTATAAtgtcagcggtcctgacaggaaacACCGACCTACCGTCACCACAGAGATCAAGTGGGCTGAAGgagctgtggtgatgtcactgctgtgggaggggtTATTGTGCAGTCCAGCAACATGATTGGTGAATAGtgctgaaaataaatatatgcgTGCTGTCTACTGGATAAACTGACagaaaggacctgtgatgatgtcaccatcatgtgatcacctctgtgtgggtggagtcaggggtcacatgaccaggggctgatcgtTGTacccaggagctgtgtgtgtcgtgtgcagtcagcataaatgtagtagagctgcgagtggctttTTGTCTAATGTgttttgtatgtaatgtgtatagtcagcatggatgcttgtcatgtagcagagctgtgtttgtaccgtGCACATGTCATGTGGGGCACATGTTATGTACCAAAGGTGTGTCAGTGACGGGcatgtcatatagcagagctgagtttgtaacatgcacatgtaCTGTAGCACAGTTGTATCAGTCAAGCGCAtataatgtagtagagctgtgtttgtaccaagCGCCACATGTCATacaccaaagctgtgtctgtgacgcgcatgccatgtaggagagctgtgtggcgcattgcgccattagaaacactagtattataatttcctactaattactagtgtgtgtgtgtgtgtgtgtgtgtgtgtgtgtgtgtgtgtgtgtttggctCACTGGCCCAGTCATAGCCCCGCCTCCTGGCATCGTTATGGCAAGTCCTAACACactaagaatacaactaagccattattatgtcagacacaacttagCAGTCCTGACaagagacaccgacctaccgccactaCAGAGAtccgtggtgatgtcactgctgtgggaggagccaagctgtgtgtgatgtgtggagatcctaatgcatgtaccatgtagcagagctgtgtggcacatcgcaccaccagaaacgctggtactataatttcctaataattactggcCTATGTATAATAcgaagcggggagcatttacacgcggCGAAACGTCCGCAATCCAGTGATGGTTTTCATAGTGGTTGAAAGCGATAATGAGAAGCAAATGAAT is a window of Eleutherodactylus coqui strain aEleCoq1 chromosome 4, aEleCoq1.hap1, whole genome shotgun sequence DNA encoding:
- the LOC136626431 gene encoding uncharacterized protein translates to MESVVEDAHIAGQETISSQRKGTSAERGPSDDTAMDSGLLPPTTWEMLTNEVVNTGTRATATPCQPSHDGSSSTDMAQGIPHATFPGDLEASRSATEERHAAGEMRPLKEEKKACLRESETSSDDTDDWETASEKSLALDLEPHDPHRVRMETGSYSQERYNEDAGLYAPKTISEHAGVYGNETLSDNTGQETISEEAGLCGLETISEEAGLCGPETISEEAGLCGPETISEEAGLCGPETISEEAGLCGPETISEEAGLCGPETISEEADPRGQETISEEADPRGQETISEEADPRGQETISEEADPRGQETISEEADPRGQETISEEADPRGQETISEEADPRGQETISEEADPRGQETISEEADPRGQETISEEADPRGQETISEEADPRGHDEVCEDAWTHGHDEVCEDAWTHGHQIVSTDAWPQGQETVNEVDELHGLESIGEKVTEPLGHDNREASLHSLETSNDTGSYGQETVNKEEEPRGQETVNEETASHNEEKTETVTDLTNCDKETDGELVGPSDNETAYDVTWPHGAELQGNETVSGEESEEYDEDGKIRPTDVLDRMADENIVTVNEQTSDDEEPFSPDENKESDSEEILETHIDEIKSDCTYDVGVSKATFGDGTDGNPFKARDVYKETFPEDTLVIYMERDHEEKQEVNKVMDNNAIQGIYKQTVEKNALQKTSDSEDTEVVDAGMVGISKRMEEVRNKERIINEPSSEEREMTITVQMKYNENGERNDVFFEDSKVLVEDPTDEDEDKQRWDLAETFSKYELTEAIEITDLECERLKEELRNINPLVGTGEGLLEGLPNIMSQETVLESQFSTPVTIDDSSYMGCTMDIEAQMDVSGPPLMEEETWSNTETKCIESKDRSTDTQNEPSNTLGFSYNAMPEVRVVSSDGQEISGPCLQLSGVHTERDSRSNDDLSIGVQHQGLDDPKPLLEESITVEMLDPPHKPLCSQMDQEQSTQEVSGDKPDLHKLEFFPITLKGTGVVVSAHHFLPDSIDTECIASQESTQESSQQERPLGDAKPETGFDQDLMTSGFDTEKTTINSENIKLFRRQRSNTDPGLSQLHEEKLQASSNTEGSSRGRVRSRTPPCDKFTSSYASTPPKPLEPFTTSLLYPMTDEDTNSHKVKATSVKAYTFYPTQIFNPMLLLGHAEEESGFYQAETFSHNSMENATQRPLPSPPQDNSILRHTQNPEIIAVKRNTFPKSTVDASNTKPTLAPSVAPVWLPPQRTRYIGDPSGADEIRTMKTPETSLVRRATIRHKRSNAGVKPTAKRFSNLHLPPIPQKEYAAGPNTSNLPKIQSVNVSKIEISAKNRPLPHQQVSSEETGQSRRLSAMETVREEGQPANRPESVLLRGTRREMKPPPPDPSQSFQRRYSTLINSSNLLYQEYSDVALNQEIQRQKPGDSPAEDSLPSSPRVRRRILSSQDSYLQRLSISSADSLWQDIPKIRDSVTFLSMTREEQKLQEAKFELIMSEALYLRSLNIAVDHFQRSVELQEVLSAQDRQWLFSRLSEVRDASSDFLFDLEEEFESNMYKFQVCDVLIAHEPTFRRVYLPYVTNQSYQDRTFQRLMNDNPRFQQVLSRLESDAVCQRLSLKSFLILPFQRITRMRLLLQNILKRSAPGSGEELQATEAHNAVEKLIRDCNESVQRMKDTEELILLNQKIQFECKIFPLISQSRRLVKHGEVTTLEFSSTSFKSKITTRPVYLHFFSDCLLLSRVREGGRFVVFDHASEVRVEGCEIKLHNNQKNIFRIFLRDSAATGRETEYIFRTETQSQKLRWICALSSSKEKIDFWRDHGLSQMQCLKSYKARENDELSLEKADILMITQNSDDGWLHGIRLSDQQSGWFPHSNVQPISRNACLRNLQEEQRLQTARAKLQPAGPQGH